GCTGCCAGCCTCGGCCCCCCGCACCCCCTGCCCGGTTTCTGATGAAAACCAGCCACGGGGGGAGAGCACCGCCCCTTCCCCACGCCGCTGCTGTCGCGTGCTCCGAGGCTAGGTGCTCCGGCCGCCACGCTATGGAAACCGAGTCACTTAGCCTCGTTCTGAAAGCACAGCGCCAAGAGCAATGGCCAAAACCCAGCTCCCGGGGCGGGGGTTCATTTGCAACCACCCCCCGTCCCTGAGTTTgcacgccccccgccccccggtgCCATTTTCATGCCGTGTTTTAATTCACATGCTCCCAAGGCGAGCAAACGTGCACGGGCTACAAGGCCTCGCCCCGGCGCACGCACGGCGGCACCCGCGGTCAGTGACAGAGAAATGCTGGTGTCCTACCAGGCTCTTATCTTCTCTCTTCAGCGTGGTCTTTCCCCAGAGAGCATTGACTCCATCCACCGCCACCAGGAGACGGAAAGCACCCGAGCAGCTCTGACTCTTGAGTTCTTTGAGAACGATGCCAACGGCATCCGTGGCATTCTTCACCCGCGTCAGGCCCTACAGGGGAGAGAGGCGGGGGCTTGGGGCCCAGGAGAGGCCTCCGCCAGGACGACACGGGACCCACCCCTGTCTACTCTGTACCTGCTCAACCACTTCTCCCAGAGGCCGGCCTTTCTCGGTGCTTTCTCGCTTATTCCACATGTATGTCTCCTGAATTTTTATCTAAAAACAACATGAAAACCAGAGAAAGGCTATTTAGCCGAAGATAAGCCCATCCGTAGCGCGTAGGTAGGAGGGTCAGGCTGTAAGGAGTGAgttttaatctgtttttcttttttttttttttaaagattttatttatttatttgacagagagaaatcacaagtacattgagaggcaggcagagagagagagaaggaagcaggctccccgctgagcagagagcccgatgcgggactcgatcccaggaccctgagatcatgacccgagccgaaggcagcggcttaacccactgagccacccaggcgccccttaatctGTTTTTCAAGCCCCGTGAGCAACTCCGGGAGAGAGGTGACCGCTTTCTAGGTGACCTTTTCTACCTAGAGCGTTAAGAACGGAAGTCACTGGGCTCCTGACTACAGACGCCGGGACGAGGCCTTGGCAGCCTGACACCGgcacaagctcccaggtgacccTGACTTGTGTCCAGAGTCGAAACTCGCAGCCTAGAGACTGTATCGAAGAATCACCAGAGCAGAGAATGATGCCACCAGTACATTTCTGGTTCCAAAGAAGACCTTGATCAGAAGAAAACGCTGTGGCTGGAAATGGGCTTTAGAGGGTCTGCGGCGGTAGCCTGGGACAAGTCGGGGAATCTGTGTGGCCTTGACTTTGCCTGGGGGGAAAAGCTCTCACTTTCTCGGGGACGGCGTGTCCGGTCCCACGGACGCGACGCCAGCTTGTGCCTCCACGCCGAACGCGGCGGGGACAGGCGGACCTGGCGGTCCCACCACAGCACCCGCTCTCCAGGGCCACCCGAGCTCAAGGCACCAGGATCACGTCTACGTGCGCAGCGGCCACGCCGGGCTTCTGGAGGCTCCTCACCTGACTCAGGAAACGCTCGTTGGCCGTTTTGAAGCTCTTCAGCCAGCTGGACGCCTCCACGGGCTGGTCGAAGCGCTGCCTGTTGTAGGCCGACCGCAGGAGGCCCCGGCAGCTCTTCACCCACAGGTGAGCTGCGGAGACAGACGCACAGACGCGGGAGGAAGCCAGGCAGTGACCGATCCGCTCTGGACGCCCCCGCCTCGCGTCCTGGAGACGCCGGGCCCCCTCGCgcggccgcccccacccccgcgctAGAGAGGCCGCCGGGGACCTCGGACCCTGGCACGGACTACGACAACCTCCCGCGGGCTGGGGCCTTCCTGCGAGCCGGGCCGGCGGGCGAGGGGAAGCGCTGGGACCGGAGGAcgagagggaagggaagacccACTCGCGGCGTCACTGTGCGACGCTGTGCAAGGGGACGGGCAAGTGTACATCGTGCGTCCGGGCGTCAGCCGTGTGTTCCTTAACGCCCTCTGGCCTCAGAGGCCATGCTGGTCCCGCTGAGGTCACCAGCACTGCAGTCTGTGCCCGAGGCACGCCACAGGGTGACAGATCACCAGATTCccagcagtttttatttttactttaacagagagagagagcgagcgagcacggccagggggagcgggagagggaaaaagcaaacttcctgctgagcagggagcccgatgcggggctcgatcccagagccctgagaccaCGACTGGGGCCATAACCAAGACCGGGACACTCagccgacggagccacccaggtggcccccaaaCACTCCATTCTTATTGTCAAGCGGCTCTCGGGAGGTGTTCGCCACACTTCTCTTGCCACATGCAACCGGCCTGGGCTGACCGCGACGTCAGGCTGGGCGAGCTCCACCGGCCGCTCCCCGAGCCGCAGCCCAGCGCCCGCCccccagcagggaggagagagcctCCTTACCGTCGGGAACGTGCACAACCAGCCAGTCCCGTTTTGCACAGAAATGAATCACATGGCAGAGACTGAGGGTTTTTCCTGTCCCCTTCTCCCCATCTAAAGCACCTGCGGTCAAGGAAAACCTCACCACAAGGTCTCCGGCCTGTCAGCAGAGGGCCGCTGCCCGCCCCTCTCCCGTCATCAGTGAGGACACTCCGGCAGGCGGCAAAGGATACAGAGCACGTACCGCACGGCCGGGTGAGCGAAATTGGTGCCGTCCAGGTACCGCAGGAGCTCCAGGGCCGGCCTCCTCACCATCAGGCAGGCTTCGTGGAAGGTCTTCACCTGGCAGACCCGGGAAGCAGGGCGGGCTGGGGCGAGGGGCGCGGAGCAGACCCGGCAGCCAGAGGGCGCTGCTGCACGCCCAGCCCCTGTCCTTCAGCGAGGCTGGGCCACGGGGTCCAAGGTGCACCCCAGGCTCCAGCTGACCTGCTGACACAGCAGTCCCCGTCTGCAGATTTGTTAACGACATGGAAATCTACAGGCGACCGCGGGCACCTTGTCACACGCTCCGCAAACCACCCAGGACTAACTCACTGAAAGAAGGTAAAACGCTTCACGAGGTATCTGACACATGCTAAGTGCTGAATGAATGTTAATTCgtttaaatctatttttagcTAATTCTTAGGAGTATTTGGACTTTTCTCTAGAAACACATATGTGACAGCTCAGGAGCAGGTGTGACCAGGGACCCCACAAGCCACCCTGGATGCCAGAGAACGGACACAAAAGTTTCAGTCCCTTTTTGTCACCAGGAATACTCTGGCGGAAAAATCTGGGACGTGCTGATGCATGTGACGGTAACTGGCAGATAAAGGATTtcatgatgtttctttttttctttctcttttttttttttttttaaagattttatttatttatttgacagacagagatcacaagtaggcagaaaggcaggcagagaaaaagggggaagcaggctcccgctgagcagagagcccgatgcggggcttgatccgaaGACccggagagcatgacctgagccgaaggcagaggcttaacccactgagccacgttcATGATGAAGGCGCCCCTTCATGATGTTTCTTAGTAAGATCAAATACCTAACAAGCACTATCTACAAGTAAATAAGGATTAAGCTTGTGttgctatcttctttttttaacgatTTACTTGACAGAGCGAGCAGGCGCAAGttggggacgggcagagggagaagcagactctccgctgagcgctgagcccagcatgggggctcgatcccacgaccctgagatcatgacctgagccaaaaccaagagtcgaagccaccaggcgccccaatagtgttgatatttttaaagaaatcctaaCCGTACAGCTGAATTGAAGGACTTGACAGGCAAATTCAAACTTAATTGAAAGTGAAACCTCCGTAAATGTGACAGAGATATTAAAACAGAAATGCCATATTAGGCAACATGACAGCGCTAAAATACACAAACAGTGGGGAGGGAGCTGGCCTTCATGTAAAAGGAAATTATGGAAGGAATGTATGAGTAATTCCCTCCACAGCCCTGGTGGTCAGGCCAGCCGGGAAGCGACTGGAGACGGTCACGGGGCCAGAGCAGGACGGGGGCCGCCAGCATCCACGGCTGAAGCGCCCCGACACCGGATTCTCCCGGCTGTGTCCCGTTTCCAAATTCCAGGCCCTCCGCCCCAGTTCTGCGGTGCTGACAAGGCTCCTCGTGGTCTGCGCCCCCTTGCTGGTGTCTCACCGAATTTTTGAACTAAAGGACGCGGACGGGATGGCGCCCTCTGCCTCTGAAGCCGAAGTCACACGCGCGATCCAGTCTGCCCTTTCGCTGAGAAGGGGGTCTCCGAGGCTgagagcagagcagcaggaggggTCAGAAGCCAACTGGGCCAACAAACCAGGctggcagggcgcctggggggttaAGGCCTtaacctgccttcggctcaggtcacgatcccggggtcctggggttgagccccacatcggactccctgttctgccttctccgtctcccactccccctgctggtcttccctctctccctgactgtcaaatgagtgaaagaaaaatcttaaaaaaacacccaAGAAAACGACAGCAAAACAGCCCCAGGCCTGCAGTTCATCAGGCATTTCCAGCGGCTACAAAGCAACCCAAGAGTACGTGTTTGGGTGGAAGTTTCCTGAAAATCCAGGACAATAAAGGACATTAAAGCCTCTAATCCAGATCCCACTTCTGTCTGGCTCAGGAGAGATGATGATTTCGTGCCCCACAGCTCACTTTCTGATGACGTTTTGCTAAGGCCAGCCTGAGACCCACCTGTGAACGATTATTTGAGCAACAAACGTCCTGGAAAGCTGCGGGTGGGTAACACGGGGACCGAGCAGGGTTCTGGCCATGGGCCAATACTCCACCCGCCCCGCGCCGCCAGGGATCGCCCCACGCGCAGACTCCGGCTCCTCCAGTCCGCACGGCCCCGGCCCTCGCCTCCCCCCCGCGCTCCCCACCGGCGAGCACCTGCAGGCCGAAGCGACGGGGCAGGCCGTGGGGGAAGACGGTCGGCAGGTCCTGCAGGGGGATGCGGTAGTGGCGGCCCTCGCGCTGCTCGCCGGCCCCAGCCTGGGAAACAAGAGACGCCACAGCTGCTACGGGCCGCGCCTGCGACACGTCACAGCGGTGGGAAGGGCCCACGACCGCATCGAGGACACTTCACACCTCAGGGCGGGAAAAGAGGTCGTCTGCTCGTCAGGCCGGGCCCGGAGGGGCTGGCGGTCGGCCGCCCTGAGACACCGGCTGCTCGGCAGCGTGAGCCCCGCGTGCGGGAGTGGGCATGGTGGCACGCGGCAGGGACACGACTCCCGCCATCTGGGATCTTCTGTGCGGGGCGTGGAGAGGCTCCGGGCACACGACAGATCCGCAGTCGACAGATCTGCAGGCCGCTGTGTCCATGGACACCTGAGGAACCCGCCACAGGGGGGCTCCCCTGCCACGGGAAGCTGAGCGGTGCCTCAGTGACTTCCCTGTTCAACTCAGAGAAGCTTCTGGAAGCAGGGGGTGCCGTGCCGCCATCCTGGCTCCAGAGGCCCGCTCCCCTCCCGTGGCCCTGTGCGGGATGAGGGGGCCCGGGCCCCGCGTCCCCCGCCCCTTCACACGTTCACCCCGACCCACGGCCCCGTGAGGGCGGCCTTCGTGGAGCCCGGGAAGGCGAAACCGCGACCCCGGGCCCCGCAGAGCCTGGCCGCGGACAGACCCCCGACACGGCCCCTCCGGACAGCGGGAGGCGCTGCCAGGGCAGCGGGCAGCGGGCGGACAGGCCAGCGGCAGGACCGGGCCCTCTGGCGCCAGCCCTGCGACCCGGGCGCACGGACTCCCCGCGATCGACGCCGGTGGCCCCGTTTCTGTGGCTTCCCTCTGTCTTGCGTCTTCACTTACTGTTCCGCTTACACTTATTACAGATTCTACTTACTGTTCCACTTATACTCACTTACAGATTCTTATTTTGTAAAGCCCCCGCCGCCTGCTTGTGGCAGTAAAGCAGCTTTGCTCCTGTCGGGTCACTCAGGGGCCACGTCCGGCCACACCGCACTGGGAGACCAGAAACTCCCCCGCGGAGCTCCAAAGGGCTGGGCGCGCCCCCTGCCCGACAGAACCCAGCAACACGGGGGCCTGCAGCGGCAGGGGGTCAATCCCGTGTGGACTGGCCTGCCCGAGGGGCCCATCCGGACTCCCCATCTGTCCTGGGGGCGCAGACCGCAGGCAGACCTGGCTGCTGGGTCTCCTGATACATAAAATGACGGCAACGCGACCTGCAAGACCGGAAATAAATCCGCATGCTCACGAGCGACTCACCGGGTCGTCCTCGCTGGGGCGGGAACCGGCTCTGGGGGTCTCATCCGGAACCCGGTCATCCAGGTGAACCGCAAGGCCTtgggggccctggggtccccCGTGCAAAAAACGTCCAGGGTCCAACTATAAAAGAAACCATGGTAATGTTTCGGAATTAGcaggcttttttcttctttttttttaaagacgtatttacttatttgagatgaGCATGACGAGTGTAGGGAAGATGcggagggggaggcagaagcaggctcccagccaagcagggaggccgacgcgggacttgatcccaggaccccgagatcatgacctgatccaaaggtagaggcttaacgcactgagccacccaggtgccctgggatttGCAGGCTTTTTATGCTACCAAAGGGAGGTTTCGAGCCCCATCTGCGACAGGGAAATCCACTAATGCACAGTTTAGCGTTACGTGCAAGGAACCTTTATTCGTCCAATTCTCTACATACAATCACGTGGTCCACCCTCTGAATCTGCTGTGTTGCTGGGGCTGGGCTCCGTCCCCCACGGACGCAAAGCCATCTGCTAGAGAAGGCTCCGGAGCCAGGCACGGCTGCTGGCAGCCTGGAACAGGTGGCACGCTCCTGCACTCTGGCTCACGGCGCCCGGCGGCCGGGCAGTGATCGCGGCCACCTCTGTTCTCACGGGGCCCATGCGGGGCTCCCACGAAACAGGTATCAGGACACGCTCGCAGTCCTTGTCCTGCTGGTGGGGCCTGGAATAAAGACTCTGACTGAGGACGCCTCCAGCTAAGTGGGAGGAAGCCGCCCCTGAACCACTGGTTGGGCTATGGATTTCGGGCTGAGAAACCACTGCCCGGAGAACCCCCAAATTGAGCTGAAGGATAACGGGCCTCAGGCAGAAGGAGACGCCAGGTCTGTATGGCTGGGAACCCGAGTTTACACACAACCCGAAAGGCAGGTGAGGTCGGCACCGTGGCCTTGGTTCTCATGCCGAGTCTGAGACCTGACAGCGGCAGGGATGAgccatgctttctttttctttttatgttcctTTATTTTAGGTCATCTCTACAGCCcaaacgtggggctcgaacccccgaccctgagatcaagagtcacatactctccCAACCGACTGGCCAGGCGCCCCTTGGCCGTGCTGTCTGATTAGCTGGCGGGTAAACATGTTATTAGGGAGGATAAATCTCTGGGACTAGGAAAGACGAAGAGTCAAGATTTAGAGGAGAAAATACCGGTTAGAAAGTTGTTAAAGAACTTAAATGAGTGTAATTTTTCTGAGCAAAAGAATCGTTTAAACCTTAGCATCAATGTGCTGACTCGGCACCCCACCTGCATCCCAAACCATCTCGGAAACGCGGCAAGAGCAAGAGCGACACTGAGTGTCTGCGACATCCGGGCCGCCGGGGCGCTCGCTGggcgaagcgtctgccttcggctcaggtcatggtcccagggccctggaatcgagcccgcatcaggctccctgctcggtgaggagtctgcggccccctctgcctgctattctctctctgatgaataaataaaaatcttaaaaaaagaaaacagacaaaaaaaaccccaagccaGAACAGCCGCAGCAGCCGCAGCAGCCGCAGCAGCCGCAGCAGCCGCAGCACCCGCGGCCACCCTGGCTGTGCAGAGCtgatgagtgcccagggca
This portion of the Mustela lutreola isolate mMusLut2 chromosome 14, mMusLut2.pri, whole genome shotgun sequence genome encodes:
- the DAP3 gene encoding small ribosomal subunit protein mS29 isoform X1, whose amino-acid sequence is MLNRVTRLVPRARQLDPGRFLHGGPQGPQGLAVHLDDRVPDETPRAGSRPSEDDPAGAGEQREGRHYRIPLQDLPTVFPHGLPRRFGLQVKTFHEACLMVRRPALELLRYLDGTNFAHPAVRYVLYGEKGTGKTLSLCHVIHFCAKRDWLVVHVPDAHLWVKSCRGLLRSAYNRQRFDQPVEASSWLKSFKTANERFLSQIKIQETYMWNKRESTEKGRPLGEVVEQGLTRVKNATDAVGIVLKELKSQSCSGAFRLLVAVDGVNALWGKTTLKREDKSLMAPEELALVHSLRKMVRNDWHGGAVVLALSQTGSLFTPRMAYLPQELLGKEGFDALDPFVPVLVSNYSPEEFERCIQYYLENSWLQHEKAHTEEGKKELLFLSDANPGQLERLCAYL
- the DAP3 gene encoding small ribosomal subunit protein mS29 isoform X2: MLNRVTRLVPRARQLDPGRFLHGGPQGPQGLAVHLDDRVPDETPRAGSRPSEDDPAGAGEQREGRHYRIPLQDLPTVFPHGLPRRFGLQVKTFHEACLMVRRPALELLRYLDGTNFAHPAVRYVLYGEKGTGKTLSLCHVIHFCAKRDWLVVHVPDAHLWVKSCRGLLRSAYNRQRFDQPVEASSWLKSFKTANERFLSQIKIQETYMWNKRESTEKGRPLGEVVEQGLTRVKNATDAVGIVLKELKSQSCSGAFRLLVAVDGVNALWGKTTLKREDKSLMAPEELALVHSLRKMVRNDWHGGAVVLALSQTGSLFTPRMAYLPQELLGKVRSPEHQVPLDSRFLKW